DNA from Asanoa sp. WMMD1127:
GAAGCGGTCCGTGCCGCTGCGGTCCGTCGTGGTGTCCCAGCCGCGGGCCAGGCGGCCGCGGGCCAGTGGGCTCCAGGGGATCACGCCGATGTTCTGGTCGAGGCAGTACGGGAGCATCTCCCGTTCCTCCTCGCGCATCAGCAGGTTGTAGTGGTTCTGCATGGCCACGAAGCGGGTCCAGCCGCCCAGGTCGGCCGCGTGCTGCATGGCGGCGAACTGCCACGTCCACATGGACGACGCGCCGAGGTAGCGAACCTTGCCCGCGCGGACCAGGTCGTGCAGCGCCTCCATCGTCTCCTCGACCGGGGTGTCCGGGTCGAAGCGGTGGATCTGGTAGAGGTCGATGTAGTCGGTGCGCAGGCGGCGCAGGCTCGCGTCGACCTGGGTCATGATGGCGCCGCGGGACAGGCCTGCGCCGTTGGGGCCGTCGGCCATGCGGCCGTGCACCTTCGTCGCGATGACCACCTCGTCGCGCCGGGCGAGCTCGCCGAGGACCTGGCCGAGGATCTCCTCGCTCGAGCCGTACGCGTAGACGTTGGCGGTGTCGAACGTGGTCACGCCGGCCTCCAGGGCCTGGCGGATCAGCGGCCGGGAGTGCTCCAGGTCGAGGCTCCAGGCGTGGTGGCCGCGGCTCGGGTCGCCGAAGCCCATGCAGCCGACCACGATCTTCGAGATGACCAGGCCCGACGAGCCCAGGCGCGTGTATTCCATGCCGGGAGGCTACGCCCACGGGACGCGGAACGCCCGCGCGGCACAGCGGCCGCGCGGGCGTTCGGACCACCAGGAGTCAGTGCACCGGCACGTATTCCGGGCCGGTCTCGTCGCTCGCGGCGAGCGGCTGGCCGACGGTCCGGCCGATGCCCTCGTAGATCTCGGGCCGCGACGACCGCAGGATCGCTCCCCAGAGGACGCCGATGACCGCGGCCGCGCCGATCAGGCCCGGCAGCAGCCAGCGCAGGTAGCTCGGCGTCTCCGGACCGAGCAGGCTGTTGAAGTTGACGACCACCGTGATCAGCAGCGCGGTCAGGAGGATGGTCGCCAGCGCCGGGGCGATGGTGCCCTGCCACACCGACTCGTCGCCGCGGCGGGTGCGGAAGAAGCCGACGACCGCGGCCGAGGTCGACGCCA
Protein-coding regions in this window:
- a CDS encoding aldo/keto reductase yields the protein MEYTRLGSSGLVISKIVVGCMGFGDPSRGHHAWSLDLEHSRPLIRQALEAGVTTFDTANVYAYGSSEEILGQVLGELARRDEVVIATKVHGRMADGPNGAGLSRGAIMTQVDASLRRLRTDYIDLYQIHRFDPDTPVEETMEALHDLVRAGKVRYLGASSMWTWQFAAMQHAADLGGWTRFVAMQNHYNLLMREEEREMLPYCLDQNIGVIPWSPLARGRLARGWDTTTDRSGTDRFGATLYRQSQDADRQIVEAVGKIASPRGLSRAVVALAWVLSKAAVTAPIVGVTKDHHLTDALAALDLTLTDEETAMLEEHYIPHVPEGF